One Tamlana carrageenivorans genomic region harbors:
- a CDS encoding cupin domain-containing protein, which produces MSRKKYTLQNTPFVVPTTDGKIIKEHFGKTSDGNSDISIAHMVAPAGWSEPFQTPEFEEFTFIIKGRKQFIIEDETVILEAGQSIKIEKDTRVQYSNPFKEACEYIAICTPAFSMDLVHRED; this is translated from the coding sequence ATGTCTCGAAAAAAATACACCCTCCAGAACACGCCTTTTGTTGTTCCAACAACCGATGGCAAAATCATTAAAGAACATTTTGGAAAAACTTCCGATGGAAATTCAGATATAAGTATCGCTCATATGGTTGCCCCTGCTGGCTGGAGTGAACCTTTTCAAACCCCAGAATTTGAAGAATTCACCTTTATCATCAAAGGCAGAAAACAATTTATTATTGAAGATGAAACTGTCATCTTAGAAGCCGGACAATCCATTAAAATTGAAAAAGACACCAGAGTGCAATACTCAAATCCATTTAAAGAAGCTTGTGAGTACATCGCGATTTGCACACCAGCATTTTCAATGGATTTAGTGCACCGAGAAGATTAA
- a CDS encoding LysR family transcriptional regulator — MKYTLHQLEVFYKICELQSVTKASEELFLTQPAVSIQLKNFQDQFQIPLFEVVGRKIYITEFGEEIKLAAEKILNEVHAINYKALSFQGELAGKLKIAIVSTAKYVMPYFLADFINTHKGVDLSIDVTNKAEVVRSLENNEVDFALVSTIPKHLKINRIQLMDNKLYLVGGKPYKSKGTYISNKEIEQLPLIFREQGSATRKQMEYFLASNKISTYKKMELKSNEALKQAIIAGLGYSIMPLIGIKNELKNNDLQIIPVKKLPMTTEWNLIWLKSKNISTIAKSFISHIHDNKDEIRRTHFNWYEAYV, encoded by the coding sequence ATGAAATATACATTGCATCAACTAGAGGTTTTTTATAAGATATGTGAGCTTCAAAGTGTTACAAAAGCTTCAGAAGAATTGTTTTTAACGCAACCTGCCGTTTCTATTCAGTTAAAAAATTTTCAAGATCAATTTCAAATACCATTATTTGAAGTGGTAGGAAGGAAAATTTATATCACCGAATTTGGGGAAGAAATTAAATTAGCAGCCGAAAAAATATTGAATGAAGTTCATGCCATTAACTATAAGGCTTTATCATTTCAAGGGGAATTGGCAGGAAAACTTAAAATAGCGATTGTTTCTACAGCCAAATATGTGATGCCCTACTTTTTAGCAGACTTTATTAATACGCATAAAGGCGTAGATCTTTCTATAGATGTTACTAATAAGGCCGAAGTTGTACGGTCATTAGAGAATAATGAAGTTGATTTTGCCTTGGTTTCAACCATCCCTAAACACTTAAAAATAAACCGTATTCAACTTATGGATAATAAACTGTACTTGGTTGGAGGTAAACCATACAAGTCTAAAGGAACATATATTTCTAATAAAGAAATTGAACAATTGCCTCTTATTTTTAGAGAACAAGGCTCTGCAACACGAAAACAAATGGAATATTTTTTAGCTTCTAATAAAATTTCGACTTATAAAAAAATGGAGTTAAAGTCGAACGAAGCCTTAAAACAGGCTATTATAGCGGGGTTAGGCTATTCCATTATGCCTTTAATCGGTATTAAAAATGAGCTGAAAAATAACGATTTGCAAATCATTCCCGTTAAAAAATTACCAATGACAACCGAATGGAATTTAATTTGGTTGAAATCGAAAAACATATCCACTATAGCAAAAAGCTTTATTTCGCATATTCACGATAATAAAGATGAAATTAGACGCACACACTTTAATTGGTATGAAGCATATGTTTAG
- a CDS encoding four helix bundle protein — MDFKKLLAYQKSFELAMSIFEISKSFPKEETYSLTDQIRRSSRSVSANISEAYRKRVYPKHFISKLTDADAENSETNTWLEFALACQYISSENYSKFSEQGKEIGKLINYMINNPEKFGVKVEQ; from the coding sequence ATGGATTTCAAAAAACTATTAGCTTATCAAAAATCATTTGAGCTAGCAATGTCTATTTTTGAAATATCAAAATCGTTTCCTAAAGAAGAAACATATTCGTTAACAGATCAAATAAGGAGAAGTTCACGTTCTGTATCTGCTAATATTTCTGAAGCTTATAGGAAAAGAGTGTATCCAAAGCATTTTATAAGCAAGTTAACAGATGCTGATGCTGAAAACTCTGAAACTAATACATGGCTAGAATTCGCATTAGCCTGTCAATATATATCATCTGAAAATTATTCTAAATTTTCGGAACAAGGAAAAGAAATAGGAAAATTGATCAATTATATGATTAATAATCCAGAAAAATTCGGAGTAAAAGTAGAACAATAA
- a CDS encoding bifunctional 5,10-methylenetetrahydrofolate dehydrogenase/5,10-methenyltetrahydrofolate cyclohydrolase, protein MIILDGKKVSNDIKEEIAAEVKQIKAKGEKVPHLAAILVGTDGASMTYVNAKVKACEKIGFNSTLIDLPEETTEAVLLEKIQELNTNPDIDGFIVQLPLPKHIDEQKVLMAVDADKDVDGFHPTNVGKMALDLPSFLPATPYGILELLERYEVETSGKNVVVMGRSHIVGRPMSILMSQKRKAGDATVTVVHSRTKDLAEITKQADIIIAAIGISEFLKGDMVKDGVVIIDVGITRVPDETKERGYRLAGDVDFESVSPKASYITPVPGGVGPMTIAMLLKNTLLARDIRS, encoded by the coding sequence ATGATCATTTTAGACGGAAAAAAAGTTAGTAACGATATTAAGGAAGAAATCGCCGCTGAGGTTAAACAAATTAAAGCTAAGGGTGAAAAAGTGCCACATTTAGCAGCGATATTGGTAGGAACCGACGGCGCAAGTATGACCTATGTTAATGCTAAGGTTAAAGCTTGTGAGAAAATTGGTTTTAACTCGACATTAATTGATTTGCCAGAGGAAACAACTGAAGCTGTTTTATTAGAGAAAATTCAGGAGTTAAATACGAATCCAGATATCGATGGTTTTATTGTGCAGTTGCCTTTGCCAAAACACATCGATGAGCAGAAAGTTTTAATGGCCGTTGATGCTGATAAAGATGTAGATGGATTCCATCCTACAAACGTTGGGAAAATGGCTTTAGATTTACCAAGTTTTTTGCCTGCAACACCTTACGGGATTTTAGAACTTCTAGAACGTTATGAGGTTGAAACTTCAGGAAAAAACGTGGTGGTAATGGGACGTAGCCATATTGTTGGTCGCCCGATGAGTATTTTAATGAGTCAGAAACGTAAGGCCGGTGATGCTACGGTAACTGTGGTTCATAGTCGTACGAAAGATCTTGCCGAAATTACGAAACAAGCCGATATTATTATTGCTGCTATTGGAATTTCAGAATTCTTAAAAGGAGACATGGTGAAAGACGGTGTTGTAATTATTGATGTGGGAATCACGCGTGTCCCGGATGAAACTAAAGAAAGAGGGTATAGATTGGCTGGTGATGTTGATTTTGAAAGTGTGAGCCCGAAAGCAAGTTATATCACGCCTGTGCCTGGTGGTGTTGGTCCAATGACTATTGCTATGTTGCTTAAAAATACTTTACTAGCCCGCGATATACGCAGTTAG
- a CDS encoding alpha/beta fold hydrolase — protein sequence MSKIIPQILGKTINSLGLILPKLAAKYAVKLFSTPQKGKITEDQTAFLNTAIKDSVTYNDITIQTYLWGGSKDTILLVHGWESNTFRWKDLIELLQQEDYNIVAIDAPAHGNSSNKIFNAPLYSECIHEVVKTYKPKIIIGHSIGATASIIAQENHDLPSVEKNVLLGAPSNLAISVKNYANFMGLNNRVRKAIDAYYLKHFNHLPSHYCAENFYKNNHTAGIIIHDKQDKIISYREALDIKKHYKNAELIKTRGLGHRLKSDAVYQHILEFLKA from the coding sequence ATGAGTAAAATTATACCTCAAATTTTAGGAAAAACCATTAATAGTTTAGGTTTAATCCTACCAAAATTAGCAGCTAAATATGCTGTAAAATTATTTTCAACACCACAAAAAGGAAAAATTACCGAAGATCAAACTGCTTTTTTAAACACGGCCATTAAGGACAGTGTTACTTACAACGACATTACCATTCAAACCTACCTTTGGGGCGGATCAAAAGACACCATACTACTTGTACATGGCTGGGAAAGCAATACCTTTCGTTGGAAAGATTTAATTGAATTACTACAACAAGAAGACTACAACATTGTTGCCATTGATGCCCCTGCGCATGGAAACTCTAGTAACAAAATATTTAATGCCCCCCTGTATTCTGAATGTATTCATGAAGTGGTTAAAACCTACAAACCAAAAATCATTATTGGCCATTCTATAGGCGCTACTGCCAGTATTATAGCTCAGGAAAACCATGATTTACCGTCGGTTGAGAAAAATGTTTTATTAGGAGCTCCATCAAACTTAGCCATTTCAGTTAAAAATTATGCTAATTTTATGGGCTTAAACAACAGGGTTAGAAAAGCTATAGACGCTTACTATTTAAAACACTTTAATCATCTGCCAAGTCATTATTGTGCCGAAAACTTTTACAAAAACAACCACACAGCAGGAATTATTATTCACGACAAGCAAGATAAAATCATTTCTTACAGAGAAGCTTTAGACATTAAAAAACATTATAAAAATGCTGAATTAATAAAAACCCGAGGATTAGGACACCGTCTTAAATCGGATGCCGTTTACCAGCATATTTTAGAATTTTTAAAGGCTTAA
- a CDS encoding sodium-dependent bicarbonate transport family permease, with translation MDLHLLFDNLTNPALLFFFLGIIAVQLKSDLSIPENSSKFISLYLLLAIGFKGGQELAHSDFSMEILWSLLFGISLAIIVPFYTYFILRRKFSTQNSGAIAAAYGSVSAVTFVTTISFLELEQLSFSGHMVAVMALMEAPSIMIGLFLMTIFKKQKQNEDTIPMKKVIHHALTNGSVLIIIGSLVIGFMASEEQAQGIKPFTTDIFEGFLAVFLLDMGITSGKKLSDFIKKGWFALNFAIVIPVINGCLVALISSAITENIGNRLLFAILAASASYIAVPAAMKIAAPKANPSLYIPMALAITFPFNITLGMPLYLYIINIT, from the coding sequence ATGGATTTACATTTACTATTCGACAATTTAACCAACCCCGCTTTACTCTTTTTCTTTTTAGGCATTATCGCTGTTCAATTAAAAAGCGATTTGAGTATTCCAGAAAATTCATCAAAATTCATTTCTCTATATTTACTTCTTGCCATTGGTTTTAAGGGCGGACAAGAACTGGCACATAGCGATTTTTCCATGGAAATATTATGGTCGTTACTTTTTGGGATCTCCCTAGCGATTATTGTTCCTTTTTACACTTATTTTATTCTAAGAAGAAAATTTAGCACACAAAATTCGGGTGCTATTGCAGCCGCTTACGGATCGGTAAGCGCGGTAACATTTGTAACCACCATCTCCTTTCTTGAGCTTGAACAATTAAGTTTTAGCGGACATATGGTTGCCGTTATGGCCCTTATGGAAGCACCCTCTATCATGATAGGATTATTTCTTATGACCATTTTTAAAAAACAAAAACAAAACGAAGACACCATACCCATGAAAAAAGTAATCCATCACGCTCTTACAAATGGCAGTGTCCTTATTATTATAGGTAGTCTCGTAATTGGCTTTATGGCGAGCGAAGAACAAGCGCAAGGCATTAAGCCATTTACCACAGATATTTTCGAGGGGTTTCTAGCCGTGTTTTTACTAGATATGGGAATTACCAGCGGAAAAAAATTATCCGATTTCATTAAAAAAGGATGGTTCGCATTAAATTTTGCAATTGTCATACCTGTTATTAATGGCTGCTTGGTTGCACTTATAAGCAGTGCCATTACAGAAAATATTGGCAACCGATTACTCTTTGCTATTCTTGCAGCAAGTGCATCATACATTGCTGTTCCTGCTGCTATGAAAATTGCAGCTCCAAAGGCTAACCCTAGTTTATATATCCCAATGGCATTAGCTATTACATTTCCATTTAATATCACACTAGGCATGCCTCTATATTTATATATCATAAATATAACTTAA
- a CDS encoding pseudouridine synthase, whose product MEESQLKRINKFLSEVGYCSRREADKLIEAGRVTINGVVPEKGTKIAPNDVVAVDDKEIKNTKERFVYLAFNKPVGIVCTTDTSVEKDNIIDFINYGKRIFPIGRLDKPSEGLILLTDDGDIVNKILRASNNHEKEYVVTVDKPISQTFVERMAGGIHLADLNKTTKKCYVEKLSTYKFKIILTQGLNRQIRRMCDYLNYEVQTLKRVRIMNIKLDMPIGEYRELTQTEFSELNQLISNSTKEYVKHKKPNSRK is encoded by the coding sequence ATGGAAGAATCTCAATTAAAGCGCATCAACAAATTTTTAAGTGAAGTTGGTTATTGCTCGCGTCGTGAAGCCGATAAACTCATTGAAGCTGGCCGTGTAACCATTAATGGTGTCGTCCCAGAAAAAGGCACAAAAATAGCACCTAATGATGTGGTGGCTGTTGACGATAAGGAGATTAAAAACACCAAGGAGCGTTTTGTTTACTTAGCTTTTAACAAACCCGTAGGGATCGTTTGTACGACCGACACTTCAGTTGAAAAAGATAACATTATTGACTTTATAAACTACGGCAAACGTATTTTTCCTATTGGAAGATTAGACAAACCCAGTGAAGGCTTAATTCTCCTAACGGATGATGGCGATATCGTCAACAAAATTCTTCGAGCCAGCAATAATCACGAGAAAGAATATGTGGTAACAGTCGACAAACCCATATCTCAAACTTTTGTAGAACGTATGGCAGGTGGTATTCATCTTGCCGATTTAAATAAAACCACCAAAAAGTGTTATGTTGAAAAACTAAGCACTTATAAATTCAAGATTATTTTAACCCAAGGTTTAAACCGCCAAATTCGTCGTATGTGCGACTACTTGAATTATGAGGTACAAACCTTAAAACGTGTTAGAATTATGAATATTAAATTAGACATGCCTATTGGTGAATATCGTGAACTCACACAAACCGAATTTTCCGAGCTTAACCAATTGATTAGCAACTCTACTAAAGAGTATGTAAAACACAAAAAACCAAACTCCAGAAAATAA
- a CDS encoding YitT family protein, translated as MNPFLSKLIVDIARKKLKKSNDDKPISKRDIVPLVRVLQVEFTHAVREYILIIIGVFSAGFGLKGFLLPNKFIDGGATGISLLLEHVTSLQLGILLVLVNLPFIILAARTIGMKFAIKSIVAIAMLAFVVHFIEYPTVTDDKLLIAVFGGFFLGLGIGMSMRGGSVIDGTEVLAIFLGRKLSLTIGDVLLLINIVIFSVGAYLLSIETALYAILTYLAAAKTVDFVVDGVEEYVGVTIISNKHEDLRIMLTQKLQRACTIYAGKGGFGSSGESYDKDIIYTVVTRLELARLQTEIDKIDRNAFIIMGIVKDLKGGMIKKKPMKDH; from the coding sequence ATGAACCCTTTTCTTTCTAAACTTATAGTAGACATTGCTCGAAAAAAACTAAAAAAATCGAACGATGACAAACCAATTTCTAAAAGGGATATTGTTCCTTTAGTAAGGGTACTTCAAGTTGAATTTACGCATGCCGTTAGGGAATACATCCTAATTATTATTGGCGTATTTTCAGCAGGGTTTGGATTAAAAGGTTTTTTACTTCCTAACAAATTTATCGATGGAGGGGCTACAGGGATTTCATTATTACTAGAACATGTTACATCTTTACAATTAGGCATTTTACTTGTTTTAGTCAATTTACCTTTTATCATCCTTGCAGCTCGTACCATAGGTATGAAATTTGCCATTAAAAGTATTGTCGCCATTGCCATGTTGGCCTTTGTTGTGCACTTTATAGAATACCCTACCGTTACCGACGACAAGCTTTTAATAGCCGTTTTTGGAGGTTTCTTTCTAGGCTTAGGGATAGGAATGTCTATGAGAGGCGGTAGTGTAATTGATGGCACCGAAGTTTTAGCCATTTTCCTAGGGCGCAAATTATCGCTTACCATTGGAGATGTATTACTATTAATAAACATTGTTATTTTCTCGGTTGGCGCCTATTTACTATCTATCGAAACAGCGCTTTATGCAATTTTAACTTATTTAGCAGCAGCCAAAACAGTAGATTTTGTGGTTGATGGGGTTGAAGAATATGTTGGAGTAACTATAATTTCCAATAAACACGAAGATTTACGAATAATGCTTACCCAAAAACTTCAGCGCGCTTGCACCATTTATGCTGGAAAAGGTGGCTTTGGAAGTTCGGGCGAAAGTTACGACAAAGACATTATCTATACCGTTGTAACCCGTTTAGAATTGGCAAGACTTCAAACTGAAATTGATAAAATTGATAGAAACGCCTTCATAATTATGGGTATTGTTAAAGATTTAAAAGGTGGTATGATAAAGAAAAAACCCATGAAAGACCACTAA
- the ffh gene encoding signal recognition particle protein has protein sequence MFNNLSDKLDKALHVLKGHGSITEVNVAETLKEVRRALLDADVNFKIAKQFTNTVKEKALGQDVLTTLQPGQLMVKIVKDELTQLMGGDAAGINLSGTPSVILMSGLQGSGKTTFSGKLANYLKNKKTKKPLLVACDVYRPAAIDQLHVVGEQIGVEVFSDKGNNDPVAISQAAIAHAKANGHNVVIIDTAGRLAVDEAMMTEISNIHKAIQPQETLFVVDSMTGQDAVNTAKAFNDVLNFDGVILTKLDGDTRGGAAISIKSVVNKPIKFIGTGEKMEAIDVFYPSRMADRILGMGDVVSLVERAQEQFDEVEARKLQKKIAKNQFGFDDFLSQIQQIKKMGNMKDLMGMIPGAGKMMKDIDIDDDAFKGIEAIIHSMTPKERTNPSIINASRKKRIGKGSGTSVQEVNQLLKQFNQMSKMMKMMQGGGGKKMMQMMKNMR, from the coding sequence ATGTTTAATAATTTAAGTGATAAATTAGATAAAGCCTTACACGTTCTTAAAGGACATGGTAGTATAACCGAAGTTAACGTAGCCGAAACTTTAAAAGAAGTTAGACGCGCCTTATTAGATGCCGATGTTAATTTTAAAATTGCCAAGCAATTTACAAATACGGTTAAAGAGAAAGCGCTTGGGCAAGACGTATTAACAACCCTACAACCAGGGCAGTTAATGGTTAAAATTGTAAAAGATGAGCTTACCCAACTTATGGGTGGAGATGCTGCAGGGATTAACCTTTCTGGAACACCAAGTGTGATTTTAATGTCTGGTTTACAGGGGTCTGGTAAAACAACCTTCTCTGGAAAGCTTGCTAATTATCTTAAAAATAAAAAGACTAAAAAGCCATTATTAGTAGCTTGTGATGTGTATCGTCCAGCTGCGATCGACCAATTGCATGTTGTAGGTGAGCAAATTGGTGTTGAGGTTTTTAGTGATAAAGGCAATAACGATCCTGTTGCGATTTCACAAGCTGCGATCGCGCATGCTAAGGCCAACGGACATAATGTTGTTATTATAGATACCGCCGGTCGTTTAGCTGTTGATGAAGCGATGATGACCGAAATATCGAACATTCATAAAGCCATTCAACCACAAGAAACTTTGTTTGTAGTGGATTCTATGACAGGGCAAGATGCCGTTAATACCGCGAAAGCCTTTAACGATGTCTTGAATTTTGATGGGGTTATCCTTACTAAATTAGATGGTGATACTCGTGGTGGTGCCGCAATTTCTATTAAATCTGTAGTTAATAAACCTATTAAGTTTATTGGTACTGGTGAAAAAATGGAAGCTATCGATGTGTTTTATCCATCACGTATGGCCGATCGTATTCTTGGTATGGGGGATGTGGTATCCTTAGTAGAACGTGCTCAAGAACAGTTTGATGAAGTAGAAGCAAGAAAACTTCAAAAGAAAATTGCTAAAAATCAATTCGGTTTTGATGATTTCTTAAGTCAGATTCAGCAGATTAAGAAAATGGGGAACATGAAGGACCTTATGGGTATGATTCCTGGTGCTGGTAAAATGATGAAAGATATTGATATTGATGACGATGCCTTTAAAGGTATTGAAGCCATTATCCATTCCATGACTCCGAAGGAACGTACCAACCCAAGTATTATCAATGCCAGTAGAAAGAAGCGTATTGGTAAAGGGTCTGGAACTTCGGTTCAAGAAGTGAATCAACTTTTAAAGCAATTCAACCAAATGAGCAAAATGATGAAGATGATGCAAGGTGGTGGCGGCAAAAAGATGATGCAGATGATGAAGAATATGAGATAA